The genomic stretch CTTAGGTCGACATGGTATCATAGCTTGTTCCTGGACCCAAGTACCTCGACTCAGTCGAGCGCCTTCTGTTAAACTAATCCTACTTTTTAAGTCCAGATTCTTTTACCTTACGATGTCTTTTGGGGTATGTCATCACAGCTCATTGGCGTTCTCTTGTCTCTCAGAATGTGGACCCAGTAATGTGCTCTATCAGTATCACTCAAAACTCTTATCTGGACAGCTGTTCACTCTGAAAGTTGGGTGGCTACCTTGTTGGATGAATTTGAAGAGAAGTTGACTGTGTCTTATATCTCATTGGTGTTTAGTATTGGCCCGTTGATATGGACAGCTGTTCACTCTGAAAGTTGGGTGGCTGCCTTGTTGGATGAATTTGAAGAGAAGTTGACCGTGTCTTATGTCTCATTTGTGTTCATTTCTGGTAGAGATTCTTCACTAGGAAGTCGGAACATTAAACTGGCATCAAGTGGTGGGATCGCCTTCATATTGGCTGGACCGGTAGTGTCATCTTCTGACATTTTGCTATCAACGGATTAGAGGTCGAGACTTGTTTGATTGGGTTGCTGGATGTTTGGCAGTCTCTTTGTCTCGTTGATGATATTTGATTAAGACTCTCAAGTTGATTACAGTTTGCAGCCTTTGGAATGGCACGGTTGCACTTGCTCTAGGCATGCATGAATTGAACACCGTCTGTCCTTTTTCTTCACTTCTCTTCCAATATCTAACTAGATGGATAATGGAGCCCATATCGTGAATTATGGAAGTGAAAATGCTTTGTGGATTGATTGGATGAAGTTCGAATATCATTTAAAGGGGGATTCTATGGTGGcttctttctttgttctgtCTCTTAGGTCTTTGAGGAACTAAGACTTCACATGAGATGCGCTCATGGCACGTCTTGAGAAGAGACATCAGAAAGTCCTTATTTGTGCCCTTCTGGCTTCTGGTTTGGGTTGATTATAATGTCGGTCATATTTATTCCTGCATTTGGTTTTCTAGAGCTCTTGTTTTGGAAGATTAGGTGATGTGCCTAagaatttaactttttttggaCACAATTAATTGCTTGTTCACATCTCGGATGTTGTCCTTGTCTTACCTTTGTCAATTTGCCTTTGTAATGTGTTTTTGGGGCTTTTAACACATCAGACTAATGGAAGAGAGATGAATTTCTTGTTCCTGTATGTAAGGTTGTCTTTGTCTGTGGTACGAGCGTACGAGGTGCGCACTTGATCGCAATAAAAAACTGTTCACAGGGGACTTGGATGGGTTTGAAACCAGAATGGGTCTACCGTGTCTTAAAAATGTGCACATTCCATCAATAGCTGAAAGTCTAGGTTTGCTCAGTTGAGGGGAGTGGGTTGAAGCTTCTCTGCTTGCAGTTGTTTGGGGTTTAGCAAGCTGTTCATCATGGGCACCAATGCTCCAGGTCATGCACCAGTGTCGATGCCTATGCAAAATGCTTTGCTCTACAGTGCTCTGGTTGCGGTGGTTTTTTGTTCTGAAGATCGAAACTCTCGCCATTGGATCGGATATCTCCTGTAAGACTCCTGTGGATTTTCAGCTGCATACCTGAGGACCTGATACTTCTGTTTTTCGGAGTTCTTTTCGGCTGCCTTATGAAAGCTATCTCTAATTCTGATCAAGAGGCAATTTCTAAGTGTGTGTTAGTTCCTCTTTTTCCAACTTCACTCAATGATTCATCAAAAAGATCACATCAATGAATTTTTGACAATGTCGAGTTGACAACTATAATGGAACGGCTCATtaacttcaaaaaataaaattatttttaattttgtacttcaaataatatatatttttttttgtgttgttaAATTTTGAATGGTAAGGGGGTAAGTAGAAGTTGAGAGTAGCATATAAAATCAGCTGAACAAGCCTTTAAACTTCAgggtcatttaaaaaaaaaactagggggtcattttaatattttgaccgcGATTAATTTGAGAACTGAAGTTATTTAAAGCCTGCCAATATCCAAATTGGACCGTAGCAACTCAGGACACGTGGGCAAAGGAGCGTCCATCCTAATTCTTTACGCAATAGACGGAAGATAACGCGTGCATCTGAAGCAACGGTCGGAATTGGCAGCCCACCGCCTTTCCTTTTTTAACCGGTCAACAGCTCACAACCGTCCAATGACGACTCCTATTCAGATTTGTTCTGGTTCTGCTCGCGttcccccccttctctctctctcatggcctCTCCGATTCAAATTTGTTATTATTCTGGATTGTTGGTAGTCTGTGAATTGGCAGTTCGTCTGAGGACGTCGTTATGGGAAGTGTTTGGTTTAGCTCCTCCTCTGATCCTTCATTGATTCATCAGCCGGTGGATCTTCCGTTTACCTGTTTCATGAGCtgcttctggatttttttttttatttggtgaattCGCAGTGGCTTCTTTCCCCTTGGAGCAAACTGTTTGTCTGAGGATGTCAAGGACGATGAATGCGTTGACGCCGGTCAGCTTGTTTCATTAAACTAAGTGGTTGGGCGTTTGGAGGTCTGATGATCCTTTTGCTCTCTTTGTTTGGTTGAGAATCTTGAGATGATGAACTTAGTAAAGTCTTTGATCAAATCTTGGTCCGGGCCATAGTTGGAAATCTACTGGTTTTGATTGAAATTTGTTCTCCAGTCTTTTATCTTTGGGAGTTGATTATCATCTAGTTCTAATCCTCTCATAGGTCGGATTCTTGCCAGCCTTGACAAGTCGTGATCTGCAGCTAGCCGATGATTGTCTGAAGTTGGATAAGCTCTATCGTTTCTCGAGGCAGTTATCAGTTTGAATGAAATTTGTTCTCCAGTCCCATGGTTTTCCTATTGATGTGAAAATCGATTATTATTCCTTTGGAGGTCACTGATTGGTCAATGAGTGACTCGTGATGGTTCTTCCTTTGCAAGGTGTACGCTCCAATCCAGATCTGCTTCGTCTTATTTTTATTGAAGTTCGAAAGCTGGTGTCTCCTTCCGAGAAATTGTCCATCCCTTGTGTCCTCATCCTTCATCTTGCATCTACGATTGTGCATGCATTCCTCTCTCAGTTGACTGCCTCTGCAAAGTACTCTTCAGAGGAGACATCATTCCTGAAACACGCTCTTGAtcctttcttttatgttttttttttccgcttgaTTGATTGTTAAATCGTTCTGATTATCTTTATGGTATACTATTTTCTGAAGGACATGCCTCGCCTCTCCTGGACTCTGCCATGTTTTGGGCATCGTCAGGGTTTGCGCTCATTCGATTGTTGATTTATTTATCATTGATTGGCTTTCTAAGTAATTGTATTATAAGCTGATTCAGGTATACACTATTCTGTTAATTGGTAGTGGCTTCTTTCCTCTTGGAAGGATCGTTTTGTCTGAGGATGTTGTCTGAGGACAATAAATTCAATGCAACTGGTCAGTCGATTAGATGGAAATATGACATTTGGGCGGCTTGGAGGGTTAATGATCTATCTTGCACTGTTTGGTCAAGTTGATGATCTAGAAGTCTGTCTTCAGGACAAACAGATGGACTGAAATTTTCACACCTTCTAGGCTTCTTTAACAGGTTGCAAGTTTTACTGGATTTGACAGCTGGTGAGCTGTTGCGTTTTCCGTGGGACTGTGTTGACAATTgtttgaagttggatgagctcGTGCTTCTTGGAGCTTAGGCAGTGATTGGTTTGAATGAAACGTGTCATTTGTGATTTTCTACTTAATCCGAAAGATCAGATCTAGTTGTCTTCCCTTCGCAGATCAGAGTGTGGTCGGGGCAGTACTTTTACCTGGACATGTTCAACATGGAGTGTCTGTGATCGGTGATGTTCTTTCTTGCTGCATATTTATTCCTAATTTGTCATCCACTTCTGTTATCTTCGAGTTAAGGTGGAATGGTCAAATGTTCTCTTTCCTTCGCAGGTCAGAGTTTTGTCGAGGCAATACTTTACCTCATCAATTTTGATGTGGAATGTGTATCCTCAGTGATGGTTCTTCCTTTTTGCATAAGTTGATCACAATTCACTGTTCTTCATtgactcttcttctttttatttccgtTTCGCGATTGATTGTTGATGGGCCCATTGCTTTCTGTATCTGATTTTTGAATCATCTGGTTGCAGAAACCCCTGTTGCGTGATTCTTGAGGGTTTCGCTTGGCCTCTTTGGGATGATGCGTATGGTTATCGGAATTTGTTAACGCTCATGggttttttgttgttattttacCTGGTTATTCTGGACTTTTGTTATTCTGTGAATTGGCAGCGGCTTCTTTCCTCTTGGATCATATCTCTTCGTCTGAGAAAGTGCTTGGTTTACCTCCCTCTGAACCTTTATTGATTCATCGACCTGTCGATCTTTCCGTTTACTTGTTTTACGAGCTGCTTCTGGATTTTGTTATTTGGTGAGTTCACAGTGGCTTCTTTCCCCTTGGAGCGAACTGTTTTTCTGAGGATGGCAAGGATGATGAATAACACTAGTCGGTTTGTCTCATAAAACTAGGTGTTTGGGCTTTGATGATCCCTTTGCTGtctttttttggttgatatTTGGCAAAATGGCCTCGTAACTCTGGGAGAAGGGGCTCCTTAAGCTTTACTCCGCTCTAACTCGGACCAGGCGATAGGCCGAAATTTACTGGTTTTGATAGAAATTTCTTCTTCAGTCTTTTATCTTTGGGAGTTGATTATGGTCTAGCCCTAATCCTCTCACAGGTTGGAGTCTTGCCTGTCTTCACAAGTGGGTGATCTGCCGCAAGCTGATGATTGTCTGAAACTGGATAAGCTGTATCATTTCTCAAGGCAGTTATCGGTTCAAATGAAATTTGTTCTCCAGTCCCATAGTTTTCCAACTGATGTGAAAACCGATTCCTATTCCTTTGGAGGTCAGTGATTGGTCAATGTATGATCTGTGATTGGTCGAGGTATGATCTGTGatggttctttctttgcacAGCTCGCCGACAGATCACTATTCAATCTAGATCCGCTTCgtcttatttttattatagttCGAAAGCCGGTGTCTCCTTCCTAGAAATTGTCCTTCCCTCGTGTCCTCATCCTTCAGTCTCAGCTTGCATTTGTGGTTATGCATGTGTTCCTCTCTCAGCTGACAGCCTCTGCGAAGTACTCTTCAGAGTGATTGATTGTTAAATCGGTCTGCTTCTgtttattttatgttattttcagAAGGTTATGCCTCGCCTCTCTGGTACTTGTTGTGGACATCGTTAAGGTTTGCGCTCCTCTGATGTTGATTGATCTTTCCACTTAATTGTATTATGAGCTGGTTCTGGTATTCACTATTCCATGAGTTGGCAGTGGCTTCTTTCTTCTTGGAGCGATCATCTTGTCTGAGGATGTTGTCTGAGCACAATGATTACAATGGAGCTGGTCAGTTGGTTACATAGAATACGACATTTGGGTTTTTGATAGTACTAATGATCTATCTTGCACTGTTTGGTTGAGTTGATCTAGAAGTCTGTGTCTTCAGGACAAATGGATGGACTGAAATTTTCACAACCTTCTAGGCTTCTTTAACAGGTTGAGAGTTTTACTGGATGTGACAGCTGGTGATCTGTTGCATTTTTTGTGGGGCTGTGGAGGTTGAATGAGCTCCTGCTTCTCAGATTTTAGGCAGTTCATTTAGTTCTGTTATTTTCTAAATCCAAAAGATCAGATCTAGTTGTCTTCCCTTCGCAGATCAGAGTGTGGTTGGGGCAGTACTTTACCTGGACATGTTCAACATGGTGTGTCTGTGATCAGTGATGATCTTTCTTGCTGCATAAGCATCAATTCCTAATTTGTCAGCCACTCCTGTTATCTTCGAGTTAAGGTGGGATGGTCAGATGTTCTCTTTCCTTCACAGGTCACAGTTTGGTCGAGGCAGTACTTTATCTCGTCAATTTTGACATGGAGTGTCTGTGATCAGTGATGGTTCTTTCTTGCTGCATAAGCATCAATGCATTGCACAAGCTTTTCTTTATGAGCTCTTTCTTGTCTGGAAAAGGTCCACACACGTTCTAGCTTGTTTCTCTTCATTCTTATCTGTGTGCTACGATCAATAATTGGATCGCAGATAAATCACGGAGAATAGCGTATGTAAGATTTATAAGTCGTGCTCTTTTTCCCTGTCCTGGAACTAGCTCCTGCATTACCTAGAACAGTTATTCCGTGTTCTTTAGGTGCGAGAGGTTGTTTGAGTTCATTGGACTCTGTTAATCGTCATATAAATGTCTATGATGTAGGTTTTATTGGTCATTGGGACTGTGAAGGCTTGTAGCTGACAGAATTGGTTTTACTTCAGTGCATACTGCAGCATCTTATTTTGGATTGATGCACTTCAGATATGTATCGTGATTTGCATTCTTaatctttcttattttgtttgtaTTTCTTAACGGTTATTGAGCCAATTAATTTCTAGGTTTAATTTCAGAAGCATCTGTGTGTGTTGCAGCAGCATCTTATTTTGGATTGATGTACTTCAGATATGTATTGTGATTTGCATTCTTaatctttcttattttgtttgtaTTTCTTAACGGTTAATGAGCCAATTAATTTCTAGGTTTAATTTTCAGAAGCATCTGTGTGTGTTGCAGAAGCTTAATTTCTTCTGTTCCCGTTGCCACTTTGGGACTTTGCCATGTTCATCGACATCATTAGGATTTACTCTCCTCCTTTATCCATTTATTAATTGATTGGTCGGTCGGTCTATTTAGTTGTCTCTGATGGTCGGATCTCTGCTTCCGAGGATGTGATGTAAGGGACAGTCAATATGAAGAGTTTAGCCAATTGTTGCGTAGAATAAATTGTTTGAGCTTTTTCGGGACTGACGATTCCTTTGCAGTATAATGTTGGGTTGGTGGACTAGGAGTACTGGGTGATGAACTGAAGCTTGAACTGAAACTTTTAATAATTTCCTGCATGGACACTTATTATTCTTATCTAGCAtttgtttctttcatttattATCTTTGGGTAGTGGCAAGATTTGAGATGATAATTGTCTAGTTCTAAGTGCTTTGGGTTGAAGGTTTGCTGAATTTGACAACTGCTGATCTACTGCCTTTTCGCAAGGCTGAGATGATGAATTGTGGAGACCGAGTTGTGTTTGCAATTGGATAATCTCTCATTTATTGGATTCTAGGTAGTAAATAGTTCCGATATTTACTCACTCTAgtttctatattttttattaaggCAAGAGGATCACCATTCAGTTAAATCTTTCTCCTGTAGGTCAGCAGTTGGTTAAAGCTGAGACTTTACCTCTAACTTCATTATGGAGCGCCTTTAATCTTATGGTTCTTTATAGTTGGACATTAGAGGTATGGTTTGATTAGACGAGATCCTTAATTCTTTGGCACTTTTATCTGTGTATTCAGTTGTTTTGGGAAGGTCAATATTGTTGACTTTCTTCTGCTGTAGGagttatttccaaaaaaaaacattcatttttcactatttttttcattaacatTTACCTGATTACTTTGCCAAGTCTCTACCAAAATGTTATAATATGTGTTTTCATTTATAAAGCGATCATGTTGGAGGCTTCATCAATAGAGTGAtctttccataatttttttttaacctgtCTGGATTTCAGTGGATTGGCAGTTGCATCTTACCACTTGGAGTGATCTCTTCATCTGAGCGTGTTGTCTAAGGATGATAAATACATAGAAGCTGTTCAGTTTATATGGAAAAAGGTGTGTGGGCTTCTTGGGCGAGTGGTGATCTATTATGCAGTCTTGTTTGCTTGATTTCAGAAGTAGTCTTTGATCACATCTTCAGGATGGGCGATGGACTGAAATATTGAAGATTTCTAGGCATTCTGTAGTTTTGATTTAAATTTGTCTTCAGTTGATCATCTTTGAGGAGCAGTGAGGGAATTATTGTTaagttctaatttttcttcAGGTTGAAGTTTTACTGGGTTTGAGAAGTGGTGATCTCTGTGGGCCTGAGTTGATGATTGTTTGAAATTGGACATGCAACCGTTTCATGGATTCTAGGCAGTTATTAGTTTGGATGAAGTTTGTTGTCCGCTTCTGCTTTTTCCTGATTATGGTGAGATGATTAGGGCCTAGTTCTCCTTCCTTCAATGCAAACCTCTCCTGGTTCGATGTGGACCGTCTTCAATCTGTGATGGTTCTTTCTAGCTCCATAGTCTTTCTTCATTTAACAAGCTCTTCTTTCCTTGAGATGTTGACTTTTGTTGTATTTGGAAGATGAATAATAATTGACCATCTTCCATTGTAGCAATATTTATGAGTCTGGAAAGCTTGAGGTCCTCTTAAGTTCTGGcttgtttctcttccttctaGAATGCATGCTGTAATCACTAAATCAATGGATGGTAAACCATTCAGATATTGCACGTGCGATTTATTcgtcttgccttttttttttttttttggggggaataCTAGCTTCACACAATTTAGTTAGCTCAGGCTTTCATTCTATATGATTGATGTGTTTTCTTTTGGTACAGAGCCTTTCATGGAACTTTTTCATTTATCAGGTGATTTCTGTGCTTTAGGTGGTTGTTGAGCAGTGGTCATGGACATTGTTAGTGTTTTGACTCCTCCTTTGATCATTTATTGATGGATTGATCCATGCTTCTGTTGTTTTAAAGCGATCTCTTTGATTAAGGATGTTTTCTAAGGAATGGTACATATGATGAGGTTGGTCAATTATTGCTTAGAATAACTAAGCTTTTCTTGAGTCGACAATCTATTCACATCTATCTCTGGTTGGGTTGGTGGATGTGGGCAGTGTCCTTGACCATCTTCAGGACCGGGTGAAGAACTGAAATTCCAATGAACTGCTGTTGTGTAGGCACTTGGGTTTTCGTTGAATCTCATTCCTCAGTTGATTCCCTTGGTGTGGAAAGATGGTCATTGTCTTTGTTCAGATTCCTGCATAGGCTGGAGTTTTGCCAGATTTAAGAAGTGATATGATGTATCGCCTTTTCTGTGCGGCTGAGTTTGAAATTGGATAAGCTCCCACTTCTTGgatttttgttccttttgatGTCCTCACTCTCCATGTGTGTGTGGATCGATCCATAATCAATTGATACTTTGGCCGTGCTTTATGATAGGATGTGCAAGAGATAGCTTGCCTATGCTTTGAGGGTTTGAAGTTCGAAGCAAGATCTCTGGTTGACATTGGATGGCCTCTCTGTTAGACAATACTTTGCGAGAAGAGAGTGCTAAGTCTCCTTATTTGCAATAAGATATCCCTATGGGTTTGCTTGGCCTATTTTTTCCACTGATGTGATACTTTCTTCTGGTGCAGTAACATTGTTGAGGACATTCTACATATAAGGTGTTCTGTAGGTGAGATGGGTTGTTTTTAGTTTGTAGTGCTACCTTGAACAGGATGTGTGAGAGCTAGCTTGACTATGCTTTGAAGGTTTGAAGTTTCACTTAAGATCTCTGGTTGTCATTGGATGGCCTCTTTGTTGGACAATACTTTGCAAGAAGAGAAGTACTAAGTCTCCTTATTTGCAGTAAGATATCCGAGCCTACATTTTCCACTGATGTGATACTTTCTTCTGGTGCAGTAACATTGTTGGGACAATGTTCTGTAGGTGAGATGGGTTGCCTTTAGTTTGTAGTGCCTTGAGGGCCTAATTTCCGTATTTTTTAGATTCTTGTCATGGGACTATGAGGATTTTTCTGCCAGGACCTAATATATAATTGTTGCAAACTGTTAGCATATCATTCTGAAAAGATGAACTGGTACTATGCTTTTGCCTTTTACCTTCCTAATACACTGCACCATGTTGGTTCCTTTCATAACCAGAAGGTGTGTTTCTTTCTTGTGTTTCATTATTGGCATATGTGATCAGGCCTCACTTGGGGATGTAGACAGGACAGCCATCTTGACATAACTTCCCTCGGCATTGCTTGCACACTGACCCGTTTTCTCCTTCCTGCTGATTCTCTTGTCTCTTATCCATCACAAAGCTGTGTTTTTAAGTGTATGCTGTCAGCAGACATGGCTGGTTAGGCTGGGACGATCAGACACTAGGTGCTTGGTTGGGTTGTTTGTCAAATCTGTGGTTATTTTTAGATGGGTGAAACTGGAGGGAGACGACAATCCTGCAGTGAATAaggtttgatttgatgttttaaCATATCTGGTGAGCATGGAGTTCAGTCTACTTCCCCTTCTGATCTTTTATGATACACTAATGTACGATAGGTGAACTTCTACTTTGTACATACAAAGGATAGCTGTTGAAGCTCTTTAGGGCTATGAATCTATAGATCTCCAATTGCAGCGAGATCCTTTGCCAATGATGATCTGTGGTCTAAATCTTCTAATTATGGTTCTAGTGTATCACTTTCTCATCAGCACTGCAAGGGTTGTTAGGAGTCATCGTCCTTCTAATTGAAGATATTAAAGGTTTGTCTTATAATCGGTTTCATTTGCTTGGCTATTTGCTTTGAAGGCATGAATTTGAAGCATCGGGCTCGGGTCTATTTCCTGAATAATGTTGGCAAAGGGTCTGATTTTAAACAGAAACATTTATCAATGTTGTTAAGGTTCAAGCCTCCCCCTGATCATATCAACTAATTTGGTGGCTTCCATGCGCCATACGGATTTATTCAGTCGTTGACGGGTGCTTGTTCCAGTTTATAGTGATCTCACGAAGGACCGCATGGGGATACTAATTGATCAAAGCTGTTAAATCAAAGTTCTTGAGTTTGGGAAGGCAGGATGTTATTATCTAATGCAGCTATGTTTATTGAGATACTgaattgtgtttttcttgtggaTTGGGGTAATGAGCGATGACCGGATCTTTCAATAGGGATTGTCTGTAGCTGCATGAATTCTGCAAAGATCTGGTTTAtgatgttttcattttcaaggaTTAGAGGAGATGCGATGAACATCTAGTCCTCTTCGTGCCGAATTACAGTAATGGAataaaattattgaattatcCATGTAGGTTTGAGTCTTTTTGTTGCAAATTATGCTGAATTCGATAGTGTGTTGTGGTGTATTGACCCATTTTGAACTAACTTTTAGGCGAATGATTTGACTCAGCAAGCTTTTACTATTTGCTATTCCTGGGGGTACTT from Rhodamnia argentea isolate NSW1041297 chromosome 2, ASM2092103v1, whole genome shotgun sequence encodes the following:
- the LOC115751595 gene encoding uncharacterized protein LOC115751595 — its product is MSRTMNALTPDMPRLSWTLPCFGHRQDQSVVGAVLLPGHVQHGVSVIGDVLSCCIFIPNLSSTSVIFELRWNGQMFSFLRRLESCLSSQVGDLPQADDCLKLDKLYHFSRQLSVQMKFVLQSHSFPTDVKTDSYSFGGYASPLWYLLWTSLVASFFLERSSCLRMLSEHNDYNGADQSVVGAVLYLDMFNMECP